A genomic window from Abyssisolibacter fermentans includes:
- a CDS encoding F0F1 ATP synthase subunit delta gives MAQLVGKRYAEALFEVALEMDKLNEFKEEISSINDIFQSEPKLKVIFEHPKLSKNEKKDIVDALLKKQASKEILNFMYIIIDKGREKYLDDIKKEYIQLSNKEQGIIEAKAITAIEMTKDEILKLQDNLSKKLNSKVILQNIIDDNIMGGVLVRIGDRVIDASVKGQLNEIQGILNSIKVAKIGVKN, from the coding sequence ATGGCGCAATTAGTTGGAAAAAGATATGCAGAAGCTTTATTCGAAGTAGCTTTAGAAATGGATAAATTAAATGAATTTAAAGAAGAAATATCTTCAATAAATGATATTTTTCAAAGTGAACCTAAATTAAAAGTGATCTTTGAACATCCAAAACTATCTAAGAATGAAAAGAAGGATATTGTTGATGCATTATTAAAAAAACAGGCTTCAAAAGAAATATTGAATTTTATGTATATTATTATAGATAAAGGTAGAGAAAAATATCTAGATGATATAAAAAAAGAATATATACAATTGTCTAATAAAGAGCAGGGAATAATAGAAGCAAAAGCTATAACAGCTATTGAAATGACAAAAGATGAAATACTTAAGCTTCAAGATAACCTTTCTAAAAAATTAAATAGCAAGGTTATACTACAAAATATTATTGATGATAACATAATGGGTGGAGTTTTAGTTAGAATTGGTGATAGAGTTATAGATGCTAGTGTTAAAGGACAATTAAACGAAATCCAAGGTATACTTAACAGCATAAAAGTTGCAAAGATAGGGGTGAAAAACTGA
- the atpG gene encoding ATP synthase F1 subunit gamma, whose protein sequence is MAQGMRDIKRRIRSVSNTKKITKAMELVSSAKLRKARGRLEKTRPYFDTVVRSINDILSNTDGVRHPLLTKRDVKKVLYIVLTSDRGLCGGYNSNVLKLVEKSDRDKSEIAIISIGSQAKSYFERRNYDIKQSFTQISENPTYADALKIGSLALKLYKDGEIDEINLVYTSFVSTVTYQPKVLKLLPAENLKSEDKSKRTLVEYEPSPEAVLGYLIPKYIYSAIYGGLIESSASEQGSRRTAMESATDNAEEMIDKLQLSYNRARQAAITQEISEIVGGAGALE, encoded by the coding sequence ATGGCTCAAGGAATGAGAGATATAAAAAGACGTATTCGAAGTGTTTCAAATACTAAAAAAATAACAAAAGCCATGGAGCTTGTTTCGTCAGCAAAGCTTAGGAAAGCTAGAGGTAGACTTGAAAAAACCAGACCATATTTTGATACAGTTGTTAGAAGTATAAATGATATATTATCAAATACTGATGGTGTAAGACATCCTTTATTAACTAAGAGAGATGTAAAAAAGGTGCTTTATATTGTTCTGACCTCAGATAGAGGCTTGTGTGGTGGATATAATAGTAATGTATTGAAGCTTGTTGAAAAAAGTGATAGAGACAAAAGTGAAATTGCTATCATAAGTATTGGTTCACAAGCTAAATCTTATTTTGAAAGAAGGAACTATGATATAAAACAGTCCTTCACACAAATTTCTGAGAATCCAACATACGCAGATGCACTAAAAATTGGTTCTCTAGCTTTAAAATTGTATAAAGATGGAGAAATAGATGAAATAAATCTTGTGTATACAAGCTTTGTTAGTACTGTGACGTATCAACCTAAAGTATTAAAGTTACTTCCGGCTGAAAATCTTAAAAGTGAAGATAAGTCAAAAAGAACCTTGGTAGAGTATGAACCTTCACCTGAAGCAGTATTAGGTTACTTGATACCAAAGTATATATATAGTGCTATTTATGGAGGTTTAATCGAATCCTCGGCAAGTGAGCAGGGTTCTCGTAGAACGGCTATGGAATCAGCTACGGATAATGCTGAAGAAATGATAGATAAGCTTCAATTAAGTTATAACAGAGCTCGTCAAGCAGCTATTACTCAGGAAATTTCAGAGATAGTAGGAGGAGCAGGTGCACTTGAATAA
- a CDS encoding ATP synthase subunit I yields the protein MSLLENTFKTILKRVVIINLILIGISFFVFREPKQYVYGIVFGSTINVLNFRLMSITLAKSTQMNPKSIMGYVMGNYIIRYIIYGVVLIIAAKADYINLFTTILGFFMVKLVIISDTFIDLILKKK from the coding sequence TTGAGCCTATTAGAGAATACTTTCAAAACTATATTAAAAAGAGTAGTAATTATTAACTTAATATTAATAGGAATATCATTTTTTGTTTTTAGAGAACCTAAGCAATATGTATATGGAATAGTTTTTGGTTCTACAATTAATGTTTTAAATTTTAGATTAATGTCGATAACTTTAGCAAAATCAACACAAATGAACCCAAAGAGTATTATGGGTTACGTAATGGGGAACTATATTATAAGATACATAATTTATGGAGTGGTACTAATAATTGCTGCTAAGGCAGATTATATAAATCTTTTTACAACTATTTTAGGATTTTTCATGGTGAAATTAGTTATAATATCAGATACATTTATTGATTTAATATTAAAAAAAAAATAA
- a CDS encoding AtpZ/AtpI family protein: MMMKKKSYAQILRNLALVSQIGISMLVPIVGGVFLGNYIDKLLGIDIIFLCVFTILGIIISFMNLYKIATKGTNSDKK; this comes from the coding sequence ATGATGATGAAAAAGAAAAGCTATGCTCAAATTTTACGGAATTTAGCTTTAGTAAGCCAAATAGGCATATCTATGCTAGTGCCGATAGTTGGAGGAGTATTTTTAGGCAATTACATAGATAAGCTACTAGGGATAGATATTATATTTCTGTGTGTATTTACAATACTAGGAATAATAATTTCCTTTATGAATTTATATAAAATTGCTACTAAGGGTACAAATAGTGATAAAAAATGA
- the wecB gene encoding non-hydrolyzing UDP-N-acetylglucosamine 2-epimerase, with the protein MRIIKVLTVFGTRPEAVKMASIVKALDKNEQIDHKICVTAQHRDMLDQVLDIFDIKPDYDLNIFEHGQTLTQVTNRSLKGLEDVILKEKPDVLLVQGDTTTVFAGALAAFYHKVKIGHVEAGLRSGDLYSPYPEEANRKLTGVLADYHFAPTQKNKENLLKEGYDEKKIYITGNTCIDALFEVICDEYKFEDDILNNLDYKNKKIILITAHRRENIGEPMHNIFSAVKDIVLENDDVEVVFPIHLNPKVREIAKIYLEDLERVHLIEPLDYKPFANLISKCYMVVTDSGGIQEEAPSLGKPVLVVRNETERPEGILAGTAKLSGICKEDIYKDMSLLINDEDAYNMMANAVNPYGDGKSAERIVDIIIKSFE; encoded by the coding sequence TAAAAGTACTCACAGTTTTTGGTACTAGACCAGAGGCTGTAAAAATGGCTTCTATAGTTAAAGCTTTAGACAAAAATGAACAAATAGATCATAAAATATGTGTTACAGCTCAGCATAGAGATATGCTTGATCAAGTTTTAGATATATTTGATATTAAACCAGATTATGATTTGAATATATTTGAACATGGACAAACGCTAACCCAAGTGACAAATAGATCGTTAAAAGGTTTAGAAGATGTGATTTTAAAAGAAAAACCAGATGTATTGTTAGTACAAGGAGATACAACAACAGTGTTTGCTGGAGCATTAGCTGCATTTTATCATAAGGTAAAGATAGGACATGTTGAGGCTGGATTAAGAAGTGGTGATTTATATTCACCTTATCCAGAGGAAGCAAATCGTAAACTTACAGGGGTGTTGGCAGATTATCATTTTGCTCCAACTCAAAAGAATAAAGAAAATCTGCTAAAAGAAGGTTACGATGAAAAGAAAATATACATAACAGGAAATACATGCATAGATGCTTTGTTTGAAGTTATTTGTGATGAATATAAATTTGAAGATGATATATTAAACAATCTTGATTATAAAAATAAGAAAATAATATTAATAACAGCACATAGAAGGGAAAATATTGGTGAGCCAATGCATAATATTTTTAGTGCTGTTAAAGATATAGTATTAGAAAATGATGACGTAGAAGTCGTATTTCCTATTCATCTTAATCCAAAGGTAAGAGAAATAGCCAAAATATACCTTGAAGATTTAGAAAGAGTACATCTTATAGAACCTTTAGATTATAAGCCTTTTGCTAATTTGATATCAAAATGTTATATGGTTGTAACTGATTCAGGTGGAATACAAGAGGAAGCTCCATCTTTAGGTAAACCTGTATTAGTTGTTAGGAATGAAACAGAAAGACCAGAAGGTATATTAGCAGGTACAGCTAAATTATCAGGTATATGTAAAGAGGATATATATAAGGACATGAGTTTATTAATCAATGATGAAGATGCATATAACATGATGGCTAACGCTGTCAACCCATATGGGGATGGAAAATCTGCTGAGAGGATAGTTGATATAATAATTAAAAGCTTTGAATAG
- the atpE gene encoding ATP synthase F0 subunit C codes for MIQGISNEAFILGCSAIGAGLAMIAGIGPGIGQGYAAGKAAEGVGRQPEAQGDIIKTMILGQAVAETTGIYGLVIAIILLFVRPLLGAL; via the coding sequence ATGATACAAGGTATTAGTAATGAAGCGTTCATATTAGGATGTTCAGCAATTGGTGCTGGTTTAGCTATGATAGCAGGTATAGGACCTGGAATAGGACAGGGTTATGCTGCTGGTAAAGCTGCTGAAGGAGTTGGAAGACAACCTGAAGCTCAAGGAGATATCATAAAAACTATGATTCTTGGTCAAGCGGTTGCAGAGACAACTGGTATCTATGGCTTAGTTATAGCTATAATATTACTATTTGTTAGACCATTACTAGGTGCGTTATAA
- the atpB gene encoding F0F1 ATP synthase subunit A, protein MGDKMGIVFEMAGKEIYIHDSVVNSWVIVILLSIFAIYVGNKAKKAKPNEKPKGILNIIEIVVEGIQSLVSSTMGPDKMKFAPYILTLAMYLAVANLFGLLGFTPPTSDYNVTLALAIITFVLTQYYGLKSKGLKGYVKGYFEPVFLLFPLNLLGELANPVSLSFRLFGNILSGVIIMGLLYSALGLVAPLITPVFHAYFDIFSGLIQTFIFMMLTMVFISMAMDD, encoded by the coding sequence TTGGGTGATAAAATGGGTATTGTTTTTGAAATGGCTGGCAAGGAAATATATATTCATGACTCAGTAGTTAATTCATGGGTAATAGTTATTTTACTTTCTATATTTGCAATTTATGTAGGCAATAAAGCAAAAAAAGCTAAGCCTAATGAAAAACCAAAAGGCATTTTGAATATTATTGAGATAGTAGTTGAAGGTATACAATCTTTAGTAAGCAGTACCATGGGACCAGATAAGATGAAATTTGCTCCATACATATTAACATTAGCGATGTATTTAGCTGTAGCTAATCTTTTCGGTCTTCTAGGATTTACACCTCCAACATCAGACTATAATGTTACCTTAGCTTTGGCTATAATTACATTTGTATTAACTCAGTATTATGGGTTGAAATCAAAAGGATTAAAAGGATATGTTAAAGGATATTTTGAACCGGTATTCTTATTATTTCCATTAAATCTTTTGGGAGAATTAGCAAACCCAGTATCTTTATCATTCCGTTTGTTTGGTAATATATTAAGTGGTGTTATAATTATGGGTTTACTATATTCAGCTTTAGGCCTTGTGGCACCGTTAATAACACCTGTTTTCCATGCATATTTTGATATTTTTTCAGGTTTAATACAAACTTTCATATTTATGATGTTAACTATGGTGTTTATATCTATGGCAATGGATGATTAA
- the atpF gene encoding F0F1 ATP synthase subunit B: protein MQVNVLPDIVNFGLQILATIFLFSVIAYKLYKPVSKMLNDRKEAIAKDIKFAENKKIEAEELRKDYELKISEAKNEAKGIVEASRKRGDQIREEIVANAKVDANDILNKANKEIERQKEKAAEDLKQEVVTIAMMAATKVVEQKLDEKTHKNMINKFINEVGESKWRN, encoded by the coding sequence ATGCAAGTAAATGTGTTACCTGATATAGTAAACTTTGGTTTGCAAATATTGGCAACTATATTTTTGTTTTCTGTTATAGCATACAAGTTATACAAACCAGTTTCTAAGATGCTAAATGATAGAAAAGAAGCTATAGCAAAAGATATTAAGTTTGCTGAAAATAAGAAAATAGAAGCTGAAGAATTAAGAAAAGATTATGAGCTGAAAATTAGTGAAGCTAAAAATGAAGCTAAAGGAATCGTAGAAGCTTCTAGAAAAAGAGGAGATCAAATCAGAGAAGAAATCGTTGCAAATGCTAAGGTAGATGCTAACGATATTTTAAATAAGGCAAATAAAGAAATTGAAAGACAGAAAGAAAAAGCAGCTGAGGATTTAAAACAAGAGGTAGTAACTATTGCAATGATGGCAGCTACAAAAGTTGTTGAACAAAAGCTTGATGAAAAAACCCATAAAAATATGATAAATAAATTTATCAATGAGGTAGGGGAAAGCAAATGGCGCAATTAG
- the atpA gene encoding F0F1 ATP synthase subunit alpha, with product MNLRPEEISSIIKEQIKKYERKLDVVDVGTVIQVGDGIARIHGLENCMAGELLEFEGDVYGMALNLEEDNVGCVLLGSDENIKEGDVVKRTERIVEVPVGDPMIGRVVNALGQPIDGKGPINTDKFRPVESKATGVIARKSVSVPLQTGIKAIDSMIPIGRGQRELIIGDRQTGKTALAIDTIINQKGKDVICIYVAIGQKKSTVAKIAETLEQNDAMGYSIIVTAGASELAPLQYIAPYAGVTMAEEFMFNGKDVLIVYDDLSKHAVAYRTMSLLLKRPPGREAYPGDVFYLHSRLLERAARIDDKYGGGSITALPIIETLAGDISAYIPTNVISITDGQIFLESELFYAGQRPAVNAGLSVSRVGGSAQIKAMKKVSGTLRLDLGQYRELAAFAQFGSDLDPDTQATLAQGERIMEILKQPQYSPVPVEKQVMMIYAVTKKHLSDIPVEKITAFQDEFLGFMDNNYPEVGQKIIETQNLTEDIEAELIKAIEEFKANFKVTM from the coding sequence ATGAACCTTAGACCTGAAGAAATTAGTTCGATTATAAAAGAGCAAATAAAAAAGTATGAAAGAAAGCTTGATGTTGTAGATGTGGGTACTGTTATACAAGTTGGAGACGGTATAGCTAGGATTCATGGATTAGAAAATTGCATGGCTGGAGAGCTTTTAGAGTTTGAAGGTGATGTTTATGGTATGGCATTAAACCTTGAAGAGGATAATGTCGGTTGTGTTCTTTTAGGTTCTGATGAAAATATAAAAGAAGGCGATGTAGTTAAAAGAACAGAGAGAATCGTAGAGGTTCCTGTTGGAGATCCTATGATAGGTAGAGTTGTTAATGCTTTAGGACAGCCAATAGATGGTAAAGGACCTATTAATACTGATAAGTTTCGACCTGTAGAATCAAAAGCAACTGGTGTAATTGCTAGAAAATCTGTATCAGTACCACTTCAAACAGGTATTAAAGCAATAGATTCAATGATTCCAATAGGTAGAGGACAAAGAGAGCTTATAATAGGAGACAGACAAACAGGTAAAACTGCATTAGCAATAGACACTATTATTAACCAAAAAGGTAAAGATGTTATCTGTATATACGTTGCAATAGGACAGAAAAAATCGACTGTTGCAAAGATTGCAGAGACTTTAGAACAGAATGATGCTATGGGCTATAGTATTATTGTAACAGCTGGTGCAAGTGAGCTAGCACCACTTCAATATATAGCACCATATGCAGGAGTTACTATGGCAGAGGAATTCATGTTTAATGGTAAGGATGTTTTGATTGTATATGATGATCTTTCTAAACATGCGGTTGCATATCGTACTATGTCATTGTTACTAAAAAGACCACCAGGACGTGAAGCATATCCAGGTGATGTTTTCTATCTGCATTCAAGACTACTTGAAAGAGCAGCTAGAATTGACGATAAATATGGTGGAGGTTCTATAACAGCTCTACCAATAATAGAAACTCTAGCAGGAGATATTTCAGCATATATACCAACAAATGTTATATCCATAACAGATGGTCAGATATTCCTAGAGTCTGAGTTATTCTATGCTGGACAGAGACCTGCTGTTAATGCGGGATTATCAGTATCTCGTGTTGGTGGATCAGCACAAATTAAAGCTATGAAAAAAGTATCAGGTACGTTAAGACTTGATTTAGGACAATATAGAGAACTTGCGGCTTTTGCTCAGTTTGGTTCAGATTTAGACCCTGATACTCAAGCTACACTTGCTCAAGGTGAAAGAATTATGGAGATACTAAAACAACCACAATATTCACCAGTACCTGTTGAAAAACAAGTAATGATGATATACGCCGTTACTAAGAAGCATCTAAGTGATATACCAGTTGAAAAAATAACTGCTTTCCAAGATGAATTCTTAGGATTTATGGACAATAATTACCCTGAGGTAGGTCAAAAAATTATTGAAACACAAAATCTTACAGAAGACATTGAAGCAGAGCTGATAAAAGCTATAGAAGAATTCAAAGCAAATTTCAAGGTAACTATGTAG
- the atpD gene encoding F0F1 ATP synthase subunit beta translates to MAVNNIGKVVQVIGPVVDIRFDEDNLPKLLNAIEIPLNDKKIIVEVAQHIGNDIVRCISMESTDGFTRGMEAVDLGNPISVPVGKETLGRMFNVLGEPIDERGAAKATKRAPIHRLAPKFEDQQTTTEIFETGIKVVDLIAPYSKGGKIGLFGGAGVGKTVLIQELIRNIAKEHGGLSVFAGVGERTREGNDLYYEMIESGVIDKTALVFGQMNEPPGARMRVALSGLTMAEHFRDVEGQDVLLFIDNIFRFTQAGSEVSALLGRMPSAVGYQPTLATEMGQLQERITSTKKGSITSVQAVYVPADDLTDPAPATTFAHLDAKTVLSRQIVELGIYPAVDPLDSTSRILDPAIIGEEHYKVARDVQEILQRQKELQDIIAILGMDELSEEDKIIVARARRIQRFLSQPFGVAEQFTGIPGAYVPIKETVRGFKEILEGKHDDLPEAAFLYVGTIDEAAEKAKAMANQ, encoded by the coding sequence ATGGCTGTAAACAATATTGGAAAAGTTGTTCAGGTAATCGGTCCGGTAGTGGATATAAGATTCGATGAAGACAACTTACCAAAGCTATTAAATGCTATTGAAATACCATTAAACGACAAAAAAATAATAGTTGAAGTAGCACAACATATAGGTAATGATATTGTAAGATGTATATCTATGGAATCTACAGATGGTTTCACTAGAGGAATGGAAGCAGTAGATTTGGGTAATCCTATATCAGTTCCAGTAGGAAAAGAGACTCTTGGTAGAATGTTTAATGTACTAGGAGAACCTATAGATGAAAGAGGAGCAGCAAAAGCTACTAAAAGAGCTCCTATCCATAGATTAGCACCAAAATTTGAAGACCAACAGACAACAACTGAAATATTTGAAACGGGAATTAAAGTAGTTGATCTTATTGCACCATATTCAAAAGGTGGTAAAATAGGACTGTTCGGAGGAGCAGGAGTTGGTAAGACAGTATTAATTCAAGAGTTAATCAGGAACATAGCAAAAGAACATGGTGGACTTTCTGTTTTTGCAGGTGTTGGAGAAAGAACTAGAGAAGGTAATGACCTTTATTATGAAATGATAGAATCAGGTGTTATTGATAAAACAGCACTTGTATTTGGTCAAATGAACGAGCCGCCTGGAGCAAGAATGCGTGTTGCGCTTTCTGGTTTAACTATGGCAGAGCATTTTAGAGATGTAGAAGGACAGGACGTTCTGTTGTTTATTGACAACATATTTAGATTCACTCAAGCTGGATCTGAGGTTTCAGCACTTCTTGGACGTATGCCAAGTGCGGTTGGATACCAACCAACATTAGCAACAGAGATGGGACAATTACAAGAAAGAATAACATCTACTAAGAAGGGTTCAATAACTTCAGTACAGGCAGTATATGTACCAGCAGATGACTTAACTGACCCTGCACCAGCTACAACATTTGCGCATCTTGATGCCAAAACAGTTCTTTCACGTCAGATAGTTGAGCTTGGTATTTATCCAGCAGTTGATCCATTAGATTCTACATCTAGAATTTTGGATCCTGCTATAATAGGAGAGGAACATTACAAAGTAGCTCGTGACGTGCAAGAAATATTACAAAGACAAAAAGAATTACAAGATATTATAGCAATACTTGGTATGGATGAACTTTCAGAAGAAGATAAGATTATAGTTGCAAGAGCAAGAAGAATTCAACGTTTCTTATCACAACCATTTGGTGTAGCTGAACAGTTTACAGGTATTCCAGGAGCATATGTACCAATAAAAGAAACTGTAAGA